A window of the Henckelia pumila isolate YLH828 chromosome 3, ASM3356847v2, whole genome shotgun sequence genome harbors these coding sequences:
- the LOC140890881 gene encoding cyclin-P3-1, whose protein sequence is MGALAPETETVFSNDDAILGLKDSIKDNRGNPRVLSLLSMFLERSIHKNERILETNQVKDVITIFHGLRAPSLSIQQYIDRIFKYSSCSPSCFVIAHIYVDRYIQRTNARLTSLNIHRLLITSVMVAAKFMDDAFFNNAYYARVGGVSTTEMNKLERRFLFSVDFRLYVSVQTFGKYCSVLKKEIAGVGVIERPIQACGVKDSWGNKDDSSRSQSIAR, encoded by the exons ATGGGAGCTTTGGCTCCTGAAACCGAGACTGTATTCTCAAATGATGATGCGATATTAGGGCTTAAGGACTCGATCAAGGACAATCGAGGAAATCCCCGAGTTTTATCACTTCTTTCAATGTTCTTGGAGAGATCCATCCATAAAAATGAAAGAATTCTTGAAACCAATCAGGTTAAAGATGTTATCACCATCTTTCATGGTCTAAGAGCCCCTTCACTTAGCATTCAACAATATATTGATCGGATTTTTAAGTACTCGAGCTGCAGTCCTTCCTGCTTTGTTATTGCTCATATATATGTGGATAGATATATTCAGCGGACGAATGCACGCTTAACCTCCCTCAACATCCACCGACTTTTAATAACCAGTGTTATGGTGGCTGCAAAATTTATGGATGACGC attcttcaacaaCGCGTACTATGCTCGTGTGGGAGGCGTGAGCACGACTGAAATGAACAAGTTAGAAAGAAGGTTCTTATTTTCTGTGGACTTCCGACTATATGTTAGTGTACAAACATTCGGCAAGTATTGTTCGGTTTTGAAAAAAGAAATAGCGGGAGTGGGAGTCATTGAACGCCCGATCCAAGCATGTGGGGTGAAAGATAGCTGGGGAAATAAAGACGACTCCTCTCGTTCTCAGTCGATTGCTAGATGA
- the LOC140887549 gene encoding probable transmembrane GTPase FZO-like, chloroplastic, whose protein sequence is MVIYSVSPLVVSIHLAPHLFFSHPKLQIHHRPAVASTSTYFSAHCVVSCGRRPFISNSADQNPPRTLFPGGYKRPEIKVPNLVLRLSSDEVFRDNKAVLDVIDDAVADRVGIVVLTGGEGSGKRLYEAACLLKSVIRERAYLLIDERVDIAAAVNASGVLLSDQGLPTIVARNTMMDAKNESVLLPLVGRNVQTHDAALDASNFEGADFLILTVESGRNPEELVSSVYGSVKIPIFVMVASFGYGTSFTKASDLLRSGASGVVVSVDELNLFKEDNRNKHFFREYGSRKNVKVETSSQSIDELKTLDIENGLPGRKTVAGFKVLEEREQQLIEKERSILLEAIDAIQRATPLMGEISLLRDAVSQLDEPFLLVIVGEFNSGKSSVINAFLGQRYLKDGVVPTTNELTFLRYSELDSGEERCERHPDGQLTCYLPAPALKDMIIVDTPGTNVILQRQQRLTEEFVPRSDLLLFVMSSDRPLTESEVTFLRYIQQWKKKIVFVLNKSDLYQNADELEEAVAFIKENTKKMLNSEHISLFPVSARRALEEKLAASPGGLDQQEKSVTTTFQGACNFSELEKYLNQLLDSSTGAGIERMKLKLETPVQIAEQLLTACQKLVREECQQAKLDLVSVNDLLKSVKEYASKLEIESITWKRQILSMIDTTQARAIKLAESTLRLSNLDVAISYVFKGDKSSQMPATSRLRNDIIDPAVSEVQKLLEEYVTWLQSSKAGKGNFYKESFEKRWPSLIVPSIQSQLEASELLSTKHELGRRVMEDFSGAAASKLLEQEMREVFVGTVGGLGVAGLSASLLTSVLGTTLEDLLALGLCSAGGLLAISNFPASRQRVIDKVKRTADALARQIDQAMQNDLLETTNNLNNFVTLIGKPYQEVAEDRVRKLLDTLDELTAIEEKLKTLQIEIQNLHVSR, encoded by the exons ATGGTAATTTACTCAGTTTCCCCGTTGGTAGTTTCCATTCACCTCGCACCACACCTCTTCTTTTCCCATCCTAAGCTCCAAATCCACCACCGTCCAGCTGTCGCAAGTACCTCTACGTACTTCTCCGCGCATTGCGTCGTTTCATGTGGCAGGAGGCCTTTCATTTCGAACTCTGCGGACCAGAATCCTCCGAGAACGCTTTTCCCTGGCGGCTACAAGCGTCCGGAGATCAAAGTGCCGAATCTCGTGCTCCGATTGAGTTCTGATGAGGTGTTTAGGGACAATAAGGCGGTGCTTGATGTCATTGACGATGCTGTTGCGGATAGAGTGGGAATTGTGGTGCTTACTGGTGGCGAAGGGAGTGGGAAGAGGCTTTACGAAGCTGCGTGCTTGTTGAAATCGGTTATTAGGGAGCGCGCTTATTTGTTGATTGATGAGCGCGTGGATATTGCTGCTGCAGTGAATGCTAGTGGCGTTTTGCTTTCTGATCAGG GCCTTCCTACGATAGTGGCAAGGAATACAATGATGGATGCGAAAAATGAGTCAGTGCTTTTGCCATTGGTTGGAAGAAACGTCCAGACGCATGATGCTGCATTAGATGCTTCTAATTTCGAGGGTGCTGATTTTCTTATCTTAACTGTTGAGTCTGGCCGAAATCCAGAGGAGCTAGTGAGCTCTGTTTATGGGAGTGTGAAAATCCCAATCTTTGTCATGGTTGCTTCATTTGGATATGGAACATCGTTCACAAAAGCCTCAGATTTACTAAGATCAGGTGCTAGTGGTGTAGTTGTTTCAGTGGATGAGTTGAACTTGTTCAAAGAAGATAACCGGAACAAACACTTTTTCCGTGAATATGGATCAAGAAAGAATGTCAAGGTGGAGACTAGCAGTCAAAGCATCGACGAGCTCAAAACTTTGGATATCGAAAATGGCTTGCCTGGGAGGAAGACAGTTGCTGGCTTTAAAGTATTGGAAGAGAGAGAGCAACAGCTTATAGAAAAGGAGAGATCAATTTTGCTTGAAGCTATAGACGCCATCCAAAGAGCCACACCACTG ATGGGGGAAATCTCACTTCTCAGGGATGCTGTTTCTCAACTAGATGAGCCATTTTTACTGGTTATAGTG GGAGAGTTCAACTCCGGAAAGTCGAGTGTCATAAATGCTTTTCTTGGGCAACGGTACTTAAAGGATGGGGTTGTTCCTACAACTAATGAACTCACCTTTCTTCGTTATTCTGAATTGGATTCTGGAGAGGAACGGTGTGAAAGGCATCCTGATGGTCAATTGACGTGTTATTTACCGGCTCCAGCTCTTAAAGAC ATGATAATTGTTGACACTCCTGGAACTAATGTGATTCTGCAAAGGCAACAACGGCTCACAGAGGAATTTGTGCCACGTTCAGATTTGCTTCTATTTGTTATGTCTTCTGATCGCCCACTGACTGAAAGTGAG GTTACCTTTCTTCGTTACATTCAACAGTGGAAGAAAAAAATTGTTTTCGTGCTGAATAAATCTGACTTGTATCAAAATGCCGATGAG CTTGAAGAAGCTGTTGCATTCATCAAGGAAAATACTAAAAAGATGTTGAATTCTGAGCACATATCCTTATTCCCTGTATCTGCGCGGAGAGCGCTTGAAGAAAAACTCGCTGCTTCTCCTGGTGGTCTAGATCAGCAAGAAAAATCCGTGACAACTACATTTCAGGGAGCCTGTAATTTCTCTGAACTTGAAAAGTACTTGAATCAACTTCTGGATTCCTCAACAGGGGCAGGAATTGAAAGGATGAAACTTAAGCTAGAAACCCCAGTTCAGATTGCTGAACAGCTGCTCACCGCTTGTCAGAAACTTGTCAGGGAGGAGTGCCAGCAAGCTAAACTGGACTTGGTGTCAGTGAACGATCTTCTAAAAAGTGTAAAAGAGTATGCATCAAAATTGGAAATCGAGAGCATAACTTGGAAGAGACAAATTTTGTCTATG ATTGATACAACACAGGCACGTGCCATCAAACTTGCAGAATCAACTTTGCGATTATCGAATCTCGATGTTGCCATTTCATATGTTTTCAAAGGAGATAAATCTTCTCAGATGCCAGCTACCTCAAGGCTGCGAAATGACATAATTGATCCGGCTGTTTCAGAAGTGCAA AAACTACTTGAGGAATATGTGACATGGTTGCAATCTAGCAAAGCTGGGAAAGGAAACTTCTATAAAGAATCTTTTGAGAAAAGATGGCCTTCACTTATTGTTCCATCTATCCAGTCCCAACTGGAGGCCAGTGAGTTGCTAAGCACAAAGCATGAATTGGGCAGGCGTGTGATGGAGGATTTTAGTGGTGCTGCTGCTTCTAAACTGTTGGAGCAAGAAATGCGTGAAGTG TTTGTGGGTACTGTTGGTGGTCTCGGGGTAGCTGGTCTATCTGCATCTCTTCTGACATCTGTCTTGGGTACCACTTTGGAAGATCTCCTTGCTTTGGGTTTGTGCTCTGCGGGAGG CCTGTTAGCGATTTCAAATTTTCCAGCCAGTAGGCAACGGGTTATAGATAAGGTGAAAAGAACTGCTGATGCCTTGGCACGTCAAATTGACCAGGCAATGCAAAATGATCTCTTGGAGACTACAAACAATTTAAACAATTTTGTCACGCTTATTGGGAAACCATATCAAGAGGTGGCTGAAGATCGAGTACGCAAGCTTTTAGACACTCTAGATGAGCTAACGGCTATTGAGGAAAAACTCAAAACACTACAGATCGAGATCCAAAACCTTCACGTATCGAGGTAG
- the LOC140891286 gene encoding RAN GTPase-activating protein 1 — MEFGVLPVKLWPPSQNTRLMLVERMTMNLVTPSIWSRKYGLLSHKEAEEDAKKIEADAFAAANQHFEKETDGDGSSAVQLYAKESSRLMIEVIKRGPTMKLGGEPDILDKIKESDGTVFDISNDPRKIIDASDAEKLFERLTEPGNKYRKICFSNTSFGRDAAHIAEPTLSSLKDKLTEVDLSDFIAGREEEEALEVMTIFSSALKGAKLRYLNLSNNALGEKGIRAFEALLRSQCDLEELYLMNDGISAEAAVAVHELIPSTEKLRVLHFYNNMTGDEGAIAISRMVKSSPHLEDFRCSSTRIGSEGGIALAEALGTCAHLKKLDLVDNMFGVESGLALSKALFAFSNLSEIYLSYLNFEDEGSTAIANALKESAPSLEVLEMAGNEITAKAAPALAACIASKQLLVKLNLADNELKDEGAIIISKALEVGHARLHEIDMSTNLIRRAGARCLAQAVVSKPRLKLLNINGNYISDEGIDEVKDLFKYFPNVLGPLDDNDPEGEDYDDEDDKQGGDNDELEFKLKGLEIKQEE, encoded by the coding sequence ATGGAATTTGGGGTTCTGCCGGTCAAGTTATGGCCCCCGAGCCAAAATACTCGACTGATGCTTGTTGAGAGGATGACTATGAACCTGGTAACTCCCTCCATCTGGTCTCGAAAATATGGTCTCTTGAGTCACAAAGAAGCGGAGGAGGATGCCAAGAAAATAGAAGCCGACGCTTTTGCTGCAGCAAACCAACATTTCGAGAAGGAGACTGATGGAGATGGAAGTTCCGCCGTGCAATTGTATGCCAAGGAATCTAGCAGGCTCATGATTGAGGTTATCAAACGAGGCCCTACTATGAAACTTGGTGGAGAACCTGATATATTAGACAAAATAAAAGAATCTGATGGAACTGTGTTTGATATATCTAATGATCCACGAAAGATTATTGATGCAAGTGATGCCGAGAAACTGTTTGAAAGGTTAACTGAGCCTGGAAATAAGTATAGGAAGATATGTTTCAGTAATACAAGTTTTGGTCGGGATGCGGCGCATATTGCTGAACCTACATTGTCATCCCTCAAGGACAAATTAACTGAGGTAGACCTATCGGATTTCATTGCTGGAAGAGAAGAGGAGGAAGCCCTAGAAGTCATGACTATATTTTCTTCTGCTCTGAAAGGAGCTAAGCTGCGATATCTTAACTTGTCGAACAATGCTTTGGGTGAGAAGGGTATCAGAGCATTTGAGGCACTTTTAAGGTCTCAGTGTGATTTGGAGGAGCTGTATCTGATGAATGATGGCATCTCAGCTGAGGCTGCAGTAGCAGTCCACGAGTTAATTCCATCGACTGAGAAACTCAGGGTTCTTCACTTTTATAACAACATGACAGGAGATGAAGGTGCGATTGCTATATCTAGAATGGTGAAAAGTTCTCCACATTTAGAGGATTTTCGATGTTCCTCTACAAGGATAGGATCTGAAGGAGGAATCGCGTTAGCAGAAGCACTTGGAACATGTGCCCATTTAAAGAAGCTTGATTTGGTGGATAATATGTTTGGTGTTGAATCTGGATTGGCTTTGAGCAAGGCGTTATTTGCATTTTCTAATCTATCTGAAATCTACCTCAGCTACTTGAATTTTGAGGATGAAGGGTCTACTGCCATTGCGAATGCCCTAAAGGAATCTGCTCCATCTCTGGAAGTTCTTGAGATGGCTGGAAATGAAATCACTGCAAAAGCTGCCCCTGCTCTTGCTGCCTGTATAGCTTCAAAACAGTTACTTGTCAAACTAAACTTGGCTGATAATGAACTAAAGGACGAGGGTGCTATCATAATTTCCAAGGCACTGGAAGTCGGTCACGCTCGATTGCATGAAATAGACATGAGCACCAACTTGATAAGAAGGGCTGGTGCGAGGTGCTTAGCCCAAGCTGTTGTAAGTAAACCAAGACTTAAATTGCTAAACATCAATGGCAACTACATTTCTGATGAAGGGATTGATGAGGTAAAAGATTTATTCAAGTATTTTCCCAATGTTCTTGGTCCATTGGATGACAATGATCCCGAAggagaagattatgatgatgaGGATGACAAACAAGGTGGTGACAACGATGAACTGGAATTCAAGCTCAAGGGTCTTGAAATTAAACAGGAGGAATAA
- the LOC140891622 gene encoding chloroplast stem-loop binding protein of 41 kDa a, chloroplastic has protein sequence MATAAAPSSIFSSSILSPSSSSTSSICHFSHLSLSVPSFNPLSSSISISPSFLALSAKTSKRASSSAISHPSTVKAEKKKVLIVNTNSGGHAVIGFYFAKELLGSGHDVTIFTIGEEASDKMKKPPFNRFSEIVSAGGKTVWGEPVDIGKVLEGAAFHVVLDNNGKDLEAVRPVADWAKSSGAQQFLFISSAGIYKTTDEPPHVEGDAVKASAGHVEVEQYISETFGNWASFRPQYMIGSGNNKDCEEWFFDRIVRGRPVLIPGSGMQLTNIAHVRDLSSMLTLAVENPEAASGNIFNSVSDRAVTLDGMAKLCAKAAGLPVEIIHYDPKAVGIDAKKAFPFRNMHFYSEPRAAKEILGWSGTTNLTVDLKERFDEYVKIGRDKKQIQFEIDDKILAALKVPVAA, from the exons ATGGCCACTGCTGCTGCTCCTTCTTCTATATTCTCCAGTTCCATATTATCTCCTTCTTCATCGTCTACTTCCTCTATCTGCCACTTCTCACACTTGTCTCTCTCAGTTCCTTCATTCAACCCTCTTTCCTCTTCTATCTCCATTTCTCCATCTTTTCTAGCTCTCTCTGCAAAAACTTCCAAAAGGGCTTCTTCTTCAGCTATTTCCCATCCATCTACGGTCAAGGCAGAGAAGAAAAAAGTGCTCATCGTGAACACAAACAGCGGTGGCCACGCAGTCATTGGTTTCTACTTCGCAAAGGAACTTCTGGGCTCTGGCCACGATGTCACCATCTTCACCATCGGTGAGGAGGCGTCGGACAAGATGAAGAAGCCTCCTTTCAACAGATTTTCA GAAATTGTGAGTGCTGGTGGGAAAACCGTGTGGGGTGAGCCGGTGGATATTGGCAAGGTATTGGAAGGTGCTGCATTTCATGTGGTGTTGGATAACAATGGCAAGGATTTGGAAGCTGTGAG GCCTGTGGCAGATTGGGCAAAGAGTAGTGGCGCACAACAATTCTTGTTTATCAGCAGTGCTGGGATTTACAAGACGACGGATGAACCTCCTCATGTCGAAGGG GATGCTGTCAAAGCCAGTGCTGGCCATGTTGAAGTTGAGCAATACATCTCAGAGACCTTTGGTAACTGGGCGTCATTCCGCCCACAATACATGATTGGATCCGGTAACAACAAGGACTGTGAGGAATGGTTCTTTGACC GTATAGTTCGAGGAAGGCCGGTCCTGATTCCTGGATCCGGGATGCAATTGACCAACATTGCCCATGTCAGGGACTTGTCCTCGATGCTTACTTTGGCTGTCGAAAATCCAGAGGCCGCAAGTGGTAACATCTTCAATTCTGTTAGTGACCGTGCTGTGACACTTGATGGAATGGCTAAACTATGTGCTAAAGCTGCCGGGCTTCCTGTTGAAATCATCCATTATGATCCAAAAGCAGTCGGAATTGATGCAAAGAAGGCATTTCCTTTCCGTAACATG CATTTTTATTCCGAGCCACGAGCTGCAAAGGAGATCCTTGGATGGAGCGGAACAACAAACCTTACTGTGGACTTGAAGGAACGGTTCGATGAATATGTAAAGATTGGTAGAGACAAGAAACAAATTCAATTTGAGATAGATGACAAGATTCTAGCAGCATTGAAAGTACCTGTGGCTGCATGA